The Polynucleobacter sp. MWH-UH2A DNA segment AAACCGTATAACCATCTGCTGGAGACTGCATCACAAACTGCGCACCAACTGCACCACCCGCACCCGCCTTGTAATCCACAATGACTGGTTGCCCCAAAATAGATTGCAACTTATCGCTGAGCAAACGAATGTGGGCATCTAATGGACCGCCCGCAGGAAAGCCAATAATAATTTTGATGGGCTTCTCTGGATAAACAGCCCAAGCCCCGCAACAGGGAATTAAAAGGGCAATCGCAAGAAATAATGTCCTGACAGTTTGTGTGGGCTTAAGCATCATCATGAAATGTAATTAAGTTAGATACACTTTATCTTAATGCCACTTTTATGAATGAGACTATGACGGAAAGCGCCCTACTCTTATTAAGCGACCCTAATGCCTGGGTGGCATTTTTCACACTCTCCGCACTCGAAATCATCCTTGGCATAGACAACATTATCTTTATCAGCGTTATTGCCAATCGACTGCCGATTGAAATACGGGAAAAAGTACGCCGTTTTGGCCTGTTGTTTGCGCTAGGTACCAGAATCCTGCTACTACTCAGCCTCTCTTGGGTAATGAGCCTCACTACCCCGCTCCTTACCGTATCGGACCATCCGATCAGCGGCAGAGATCTGATCTTGTTGCTAGGAGGATTTTTCTTAATCTGGAAAGCCTCTAAGGAGATTTATGCTGAAGTAGAGGTAGGCGAGCATGATGATGAGGTCTCTGGCGGGCACGCACACCATGTCAATAAATCCATGTTCAGTTTGTTTATCGGATCTATTGTGCAAATTGGTCTACTCGATATCATCTTCTCACTAGACAGCGTTATTACTGCTGTAGGCATGGTAGATCAAATTAGCATCATGATTGCTGCTGTCATCGCCTCTATTTTAATTATGCTGATAGCCGCCAAACCGATTGGCGACTTTGTACATCGTCATCCCTCCATTAAAGTGCTGGCTTTGTCATTTTTGACAGTAGTTGGAGTGGTTCTAATCGCTGAAGGTATGGGCATGCATATTCCTAAGGGCTATGTGTATGTCGCCATGGGCTTTTCATTAGCGGTTGAACTATTAAATATTCGCTCGAGAGAAAAGAAAAAAGGTAAAGCGTAATCCTGAATATAGAAATACAGATTGAAGTTTTTCTAAAGAGATTTAGCACAAGCAAAGCCGCTAGCCCATGCCCACTGGAAATTGTGCCCTCCTAAGTGGCCAGTGACATCCACACACTCACCAATAAAATACAATCCTGGGTGCTTGCGCGACATCATTGTTTGACCATCCAGGTCTTTAGTGCTTACCCCGCCCAACATCACTTCTGCTTTTTTCCAACCCAAAGTCCCAGCCGGCTTAACAGACCAATTTGTGAGAAGTTCTTTTAAGGCTTGCCGATCTTTCTTGGATACCTCAACCCACTTTCGCCCATTTAGCTTGCTTTGTTCAGCGAAGGCTTTTGCTAAACGCTGTGGCATTACAGAGGCCAATACTGTTTCAGTGAGTTTTAATCGATGTTCATCATTATTAAATATCTCATCACAACGGGCTGACCCAGATTGACCGACATTGGCAAGCCAATCAATTCGTATTGGTTCCCCCTCGATCCAATAACTGCTCGCTTGCAAAATAGCAGGCCCCGAAAGTCCTTTATGCGTGATCAACACATCCTCATTAAAACGGCAGGCGCCATATCGAGCACCCTTTACTCCTGAAGCAATTCCAATAGGCACGCTTAATCCGGCAAGATCGCTTAGGTTGCCAAAAGTATCTGCAGTAAATGACAGCGGCACTAAAGCAGGCCGAGGCTCAACTACATCCAAACCAAATTGCTTGGCAATGTCTAATGAATAGGCTGTTGCTCCAATAGCGGGAACAGGCAAACCGCCCGTTGCCATTACCACTGCATGGGATTTTTCAATCCCATTATGGGTTTTCACTAGCCACTGGCTGCCCTCCTGGGAAATAGACTCCACAGCCAGCGGGTGACGAATCGTGACATTGCCGCGTGAGCACTCAGACATCAGCATCTCAACAACCTGCTTAGCAGAGTCATCACAGAACAGTTGACCTTGATGTTTCTCGTGATAAGCGATTCGATAAGATTGAATCAGCTTAATGAATTCTGCTGTCGGATATCCTGCTAAGGCACTTTTAACGAAATGGGGGTTAAGCGATAAGAAATTAGCTGGACCGCTATGTAAGTTTGTGAAATTACAGCGACCGCCACCACTAATCCGAATCTTTTCACCGAGAACAGATGCATGATCTATGACCAGCACCTTCTTCCCAAGCTGTCCAGCCACACCTGCACAAAATAAGCCTGCCGCCCCGCCACCAATAATGATGGCATCCCATGTTTTACTCATTGCGATAAGCGTTACTCAAAACGATCCATGATCTCGGGAGACACATTGAGTTTTTTCATGTGGAGCTTAGTGTAAGCCTGACGAAAATTTTTCGTCATCGAAATCATGACAGATGCAGTCCATGCAAAAGCAAACATACCAGAGAAAGCAATAATCACAGCCAACATTTTCCAACCATCGGGTAGGATGTCTTCCATGAAACCCATAGCCGTATAGGTGCTGCCACCAAAGAGAATACTCTGTCCTAAAGCAGGCAATAACTTTAAGCCGTAGAGCGCAAAACCCCAAAGCAATATCTCAGCGATATGCGTCAAGAATAAATACAGTACGCTGATGTAAAAGCAAATTCCAACCTCAGAGTATTTATGTTCGGCTAGGTAAATAAATGTTTTCACTTCATAACGCTTTGCAATCTGTAACAGTATTGCCCCATGAAATACCATCACCAGCAATAGCATGGCTCCACCCACAATATATCCAGGTAAATCCATTGCGGTAGCGAGACTGATGTGTGAAGAATTCATATTGAGGGTAAGAGTGTTTTTGGTATTTTACTGAGCGCAAGGGCTTTCAAGCTAATTGATACCAATCTTCAATTAACTTCCATGCCTCTTGGGCGGTTTCTACAAAGTGAATGATCTGCATATCATCTTCGTCAATGACACCAAAGTTCACCATTTCCCTAAAGTTCACCATCTCATTCCAAAATGATTTACCAACCAATATCACTGGAATGCTCACCACCTTTTTAGTCTGAATCAGCGTGAGCACTTCAAACAACTCGTCGAAAGAGCCAAAGCCTCCGGGGTAAGCGACGATTGCCCTCGCGCGCAACATAAAATGCATCTTGCGCAGCGCAAAGTAGTGAAAGCGAAAACTTAATCCTGGACTGATATAGGGGTTGGGATGCTGCTCTCTTGGCAAGCTAATATTGAAGCCAATCGTCTCATCCCCACACTCATATGCGCCTCGATTAGCAGCCTCCATAATTCCAGGGCCGCCGCCAGTACAAATATGCAACTTATTGGCGTTCTCTTTTTGGATTTTGTTATAGCCCGCAACCAGCGAACCAAACTCTCTAGCAGATTCATAGTATTGACTATGAAGTAAAGCTTTTTTTGCCTCCGCAATTTCAGCAGGAGTCTTTGCATCCCGAACGAGCGCTTCTGCTGATTCTCGACTTATAAAGCGCGTAGAGCCAAATACGGTGATGGTGTGTTCAATCCCATGTTCTTTTAGAAGAATTTCAGGTTTTAAGAGCTCGAGTTCGAAACGAATACCGATAGTCTCCCTGCGAGACAGAAATGCCTCATCATCAAAGGCAAATTTATAGGAATCGACAGACTCTTCCTCGGCTGTCTGCGCTTTGTGCAGATTGAGAAACTCCGTAATAGTCTGAGCATTATTTACTGGGAGCTTGGGGCTCATATGCGAAACCTTAAGTCATCAACGTGATCTCATCTTACTATTTAAATCACAAAAATCAGTATTACTACCTAGTTTAGCGAAGTTATTTCTGGGCTGGAGCCTACAAAGATTTACCATGTCGCGAACTAGCGTTAATATTGACCCAATTTCAACCAAAGCGAAGGAAATCCCCATGAGTAATCGTTCTATCCTCATTATGGTACTAGTGTTAATTGGTGCCACTGCCTACCTGCTTTTGAAAGGCGACGGCAACGTTGATATGAGCGGCGAAAAGCATGGCGCTGAAGCAACTCATGTTGAGGAAGCGAAAAAAGACGCTCCAGCAGATGCTCCTGCAGCTCCAGCTGCAGCACCTGCGGCTGATGCTAAGAAGTAATATTTAATCGGCACACCAAAACCGCGGTTCGCCGCGGTTTTTTTATCCTGATCGTATGAAAAAATTTCTTTTTTCCTTTCTATTATTTTGTTTTTTCTCTGTTTGCTACAGCCAAAGTACCCGGACTATGAATACAACTAATGCAGCCATGCTTTCTTCATTTGCACCAACAGGCACCTTGCGTGTAGGCATTAATCTTGGGAATCCAATTCTGGCGGGCGAAGACCCTGCAACCCATCAATTGCAAGGTGTCACCATTGACATTGCTCGTGAAATTGGCAAACGCACTGGCTTGCCTGTGGAGTTAACTCCATTCAAAACGGCTGGCAATACGGTAGATGCGATTAAGACAGGCAATATTGATCTTGTCTTCGTTGCAATTGATCCTATTCGGGGGGCTGATATTAGCTATACCCCGCCCTATATCCAGATTGAAGGGGCTTACATGGTGAAATCGGACTCCCCCCTGAAAGCTAATGAACAGGTCGATGTTGCTGGCAATGAAATCGTCGTTGGCAAAGGAAGCGCTTATGACCTTTACCTTACTCGCGAGATAAATCATGCGAGTCTTTTAAGAGCGGCCAGCTCTCAAGCAGTGGTAGATGACTTTATGTCCGGCAAAGGCAATGTTGCTGCAGGGGTAAAGCAACAACTAGAGAGCGATGCAAAACGGTACACGGGATTGCGCATGCTTCCTGGTCGTTTTATGGTGATCAATCAAGCGATTGGCATTCCGAAAGCAAGACCTCAATACGAGAGCACTACTGTTTACTTAAGTGAAATTATTTCTCAGCTTAAGCAGTCTGGGTTTGTAGCACAGGCAATGCAACACCACCACATTGAAGGCGCTAAGGTAGCTGAATGAACCTAGCAAACATAAGAGTGGAGTCGCTCTGGAATAATGACGTTCTTCCAGTTCAACTCCTCTCGAATACATTGGGCTAGCACCGAGGCAGATTCGGGTTCGCCATGAACTACAAAGACCGTCTTAGGTGGTGACTGAAAGCCTTTTAACCAATCCAGTAAACCGGCTTGGTCTGCATGCGCCGAGAGACCTCCGATGGTGTGTATTGAAGCTCTGACTGCAACCTCCTCACCAAACAACTTGACTTTAGGCGCCTTATCTACCAAGCGCCTACCCAAGCTTCCATAGGCTTGAAAGCCAGTAATCACAATCGCATTTTGCGCTCTGGGTAAATTGTTCGCCAAGTGATGCACTATTCGTCCAGCATCGCACATACCGCTCGCAGAAATAATGATGGCACCACCCTTAATCTTATTCAGCGCTTTTGACTCTTCGACATCCGCAATGAAGCGAAGATCTACTGCATTTGGATTTTTCTTATACCAACTCAAAGTTGACTGTGAGTGTGAATCCAATTGCGAAAAGAAATGTTCCGTCAGCTGTGTTGCGGCCGTTGCCATGGGCGAGTCAACCCAAATGGAGAGGTGGGGCAACAACCCTCTTCTCACCAAATCAATCAGGATAAATAATATTTCTTGCGTTCTGCCTACGGCAAATGCAGGAATAATGACATTGCCTTGATTGGCCATGGTTGATTGAATAACTTCAACCAATTCTTTCTCGGTCTCACTCAAGCCCCGGTGTAATCGATCACCATAGGTTGATTCAACAACCACCACATCAGCCTTTGCTATTAAGTCTGGGTCAGGCATGAGGACTTTGCCTTTCATGCCAATATCACCTGAAAAGACGCATCGTTTCTTTGGAGCGCTATCTTCTTGAATATCGATTACGGCAATAGCAGACCCTAAGATATGACCCGCATTCTGAAACTCCAGATGAACCCCTGGAATCAATTCACGAACCTGGCCATATTCCAGAACCTCAAATTGCGTCAGAGCTAAGTCAACCTCTTCTCGAGAATATAGGGTCACTGGTAGCTCTCCGCGCCACTTACCCAACTTCATTTTTCGTTCGGCGCGCTCCAAATCGGCCAACTGCAAATGTGCGCTATCAGGCAACAGTATCTTTAGCAATTCATAACTTGCTTTAGTGCAGTAGATCGGACCCTTAAATCCTTGTGCGCACAAGCGAGGCAACAATCCACTGTGATCGATATGTGCGTGTGTGAGGACAACAAAGTCGAGATCTCGAGGTGATATGGGCATAGGCTCTAGGTTCTTATTGCCTGCTTCGCGCCCACCCTGAAACATGCCGTAGTCCACCATGAAATGATGTGCTTTACCAGCGAGATTAACCTCAACTAAATGCCGAGAGCCCGTTACTTCCCCTGCTGCGCCTAAAAACTGAATCTTCATATTCTCAGAATACTCTCTCTTACAATTAGCTCAAGCACTTAATCAAGACCATAATGCTGAAATGACCTCTAAGCCAAGCAAACCAAATACACTCGACGCATTGGGGTTAATTTCGCACCTACGCCGCGATCCCGCAGAACATAAAGGGCATGCAGGCAAAGTTGTTTTGGTAGGTGGCTCAGCAGGAATGGCTGGCGCTCTTTTGCTCGCCGGAAATGCGTGCCTTCATCTTGGGGCGGGCTGGACTATTCTGGAAATGCTTGATCCTGCTTCCGCGCATGCTGATCATGAGCAACCAGAACTCATGATTCGTTTAGCAAATCCAAATCCGGCTGAGTCATTAAGACTGGATCAAGCTGATGTACTTGGAATTGGTCCGGGCTTGGGAACTTCTAAGCTTGCAACTGAATGGCTTAAAGCTAGCCTTGCTTCCGAGTCTATTCCGTTGGTCATTGATGCTGATGCCCTGAATCTCATCGCAAACTCCCCAGAATTATTAAGCGCATTGCAAGATCGTAACGCACGTTATCCTGGTCAAACTGTTTTAACACCGCACCCCGGAGAAGCCGCAAGATTATTAGGCCAAACAATTTCAGACGTTCAGTCAGATCGAGTTTGCGCTATTGAAAAACTCGTGTCGATTACCCAATCCATCGTCATCCTGAAAGGGCAACATACCTTAATCTCCGCACCAGGCAAAGATATGCTCCAATGTGCGGAGGGCAATCCCGGCATGGGCACTGGTGGCATGGGGGATGCATTAACTGGCAGCATTAGTGCTATTGCGGCCCAAGGTTTACGCCATCACCTCAGTCTTTGGGAGGCTAGCTGTGTGGCCACTCAATTGCATGCACTTGCCGCAGACAAACTCGTTCAAAGAGGAATCGGGCCCATTGGCCTTACCCCATCTGAGACTATTCTAGAAATGCGAAGTCTACTGAATAACCTGTTATAAAACAGCATGCAATCGCCTAGCTCAGCACATCATCACCAACGTTACCTCTATGGCATTTTGATGGCCTCTGTTGGTGCCATCCTGTTCTCCGGCAAAGCGGTATTAGTGAAATTAGCTTTTACCTATGGCGCATATGCGGAAACTTTATTAGCCTTGCGTATGCTCATGGCTCTACCCCTGTTTCTAGCCATCTTCTGGTGGGAAGCCAGAAGAAAACCCATGAACCCCATTACCTGGCTTGACCGTGGAAAGTTATTTTTTCTTGGGTTTCTGGGTTACTTTCTCTCGAGCTATGTTGATTTTTTAGGTCTTCAATATATCTCCGTTGGTCTAGAACGTATTGTTCTCTATCTCACACCCACTATCGTTTTATTAATCTCTTATTTTGGTTTGGGTAAGCCCATTTCTCGCATGCAGTGGTACGCATTGGTTGTTGGTTATCTCGGCGTCTTTGTTGTCTTCATTCAAGATGCCAGCTCTACAGGACTGCATGCATGGTTGGGCATGTTGTTGGTCTTTGGTAGTGCTTGTAGCTATGCGCTATACATGATTGGTTCCGGTGAAATGGTCAAACGCATTGGCAGTGTGCGTTTAGTGGTCTACGCCAGTTCAGCATCGATGGTGTTTAGCGTAATCCAATCCACCCTTCACAACCCCAGTGCAATCTTCGAACAGGCTACAGAGATTTACTGGCTGAGCCTTCTGAATGCCAGCTTTTGCACGGTCATTCCCATGCTGTTGATCATGATTGCGATTAATCGTATTGGATCACCCTTGGTTGCCCAGGCCGGGATACTTGGACCAGTATCAACTATTTTTTTAGGCTACTTTGTTTTATCTGAGCCCATTACAGGCATGCAAATCGGCGGCATGATTCTGGTCATTGCTGCAATGTGGCTATTGGTACGCAATGATCCACCAACAAAAAAGTCGCCGAACTCTCAGAAGTCGGGCGACCTAGATGAAGTCGAGCCGCTGAACTAAAGCAGCTCAATTACAGAAGCAGGATTACTGAGCTGCGGATTCAGCGGCCTTGGCTTTTTTCTTAGACTTCTTCGCCTTCTTTTCTGTTTTCTTTTGCTGCTTCGCTTGTTTCTTTACCTTCTTCGCCTCCGCTTTATCTGTTGGGGCTGCAGCTGGTGCAGGAGCTGGGGCTGGAGTTACCGCAGGGGCTGACGCTGGAGCAGGATCTGCCGCCAAAACAGAGAATGGTGACAAAGCAAGGCTAGCGGATACCAAAGATGCCAAAGTCAAACGAGCGGTACGAGAAATCATGCGGTTCTCCAAAAGGGTTTGTAGATGCTTCCATAATACCCAAAAATTGCAGATAAATGCCAAATCTGATATTTTTGTTAAATCATTCTGGCTTATTTAGAAGCAAAGAAAAAGGCCATCAATCGATGGCCTTGAATTCACCTGCATCAACGATGCTTCATATACTTTATGCAGGCTGTGCTTGAGCTTCCGTAATTTTCTCTAGAGCACCAGCAAGGTGATCAACCGTGCGATCAACATGTCCTAATTTTTCTAGACCAAATAGACCAAGTCGGAATGTGCGGAAATCGGGACGCTCATCACACTGCAAAGGCACGCCTGCAGCAGTCTGCAAACCAAGCGCAATAAACTTCTTGCCTGATTGAATATCAGGATCAGTCGTGTAACTAACAACTACGCCTGGGGCCTGAAATCCCTTCGCTGAAACTGAGTGGTAGCCTTTTGACTCTAAGAGCTTGCGCACTTTTTCACCTAATTCAACTTGTTTTGCTTTTAGATTAGCAAAACCAAGTGATTGAGTTTCTTTCATCACATTACGCAAAATCTTGAGTGCATCGGTAGGCATAGTGGTGTGATAAACGTGACCACCCTTTTCATAAGCCTCCATGATTTGTAGCCACTTCTTCAAGTCCATAGAGAAACTGCTGCTTTGGGTCGCATCAATACGCTCACGAGCCCGATCGCCCAGGGCAATTAAGGCGCAACAAGGAGAGCTACTCCAGCCTTTTTGTGGCGCAGTAATCAATATGTCTACATTGCAGGCTTTCATATCTACCCACATTGCGCCAGAAGCAATGCAATCTAGTACAAACAATCCATTTACAGAGCGCACCGCTTCGCCAACTGCCTTAATGTAATCATCCGGCAGAATAATCCCTGCAGAGGTTTCGACATGAGGAGCAAAAACTACTGCTGGCTTTTCTTTCTTAATGAAAGCAACAACCTCTTCAATTGGAGCTGGTGCAAATACACCTTGAGCTGAGTTATCTAATTGACGGCCCTTAAGTACGGAAACGTCATTGGTGATGTGGTCTAACTCAAAAATTTGAGTCCAGCGATAACTAAACCATCCATTGCGCAACACCAAACACTTTTGATTGTTGGCAAACTGACGTGCAACCGCTTCCATACCAAAAGTACCGCTACCCGGCACGATGACAGCCGAGCTCGCGTTATACGCATCTTTCAATACGCTAGAGATGTCGACCATCACACGCTTGAACTCTTCGGACATGTGATTCAAAGAGCGATCGGTATAGACCACCGAGAACTCTAGCAATCCATCTGGATCTACATTTGGGAGTAAGCCTGGCATAGTGATTTCCTGGGAATATCTGTGAATAGCCCTAAATGATACTGATTTACACAGTTATTGCACCGCAACCTTGTTCTCTTTGATTAATTTGGCCCATTTAGCTTGATCTAGGCGCAAAAAAGCAGCAAATTCATCAGCGCTACCGCTAGCGGGGTCGCTTCCACGCTCTAACATCGCCTTACGAATTCGTTCTTGGGCAAGAACAAACATCACCGTTTGATTGATTTTTTGCACAACGGATTTTGGAGTGTTTGCTGGCGCAAAAAGCCCAAACCACCCTACCGCGCTATATCCAGACAAACCTGCCTCAGTCACTGTCGGAATATTGGGAAGTGCTTCAGAACGTTTTGCGCCGGTTTGCGCCAAAGCGATTAATTTTCCAGATTCAATTTGCGGCATCACTGTTTGTGCAGGCGCAAACATCAAATCAATATGCCCTGCCAGCAGATCTGTTAACGCTTGACCTGTGCCCTTATAAGGAACATGCAGTAATTCTATGCCAGCCATAGAAGCAAAAAGCTCACCAGATAAATGGGATGCAGAGCCTGGCCCAGATGATCCATACCGGACCTTTCCTGGATTTGCCTTAGCGTAAGCAATTAAGGACTTAATTGAATTCACATTTAATGTAGGGCTAACCGTTACTACATATGGAGAGGCTGACACTAAAGCTACCGGCGCAAACTGCACACTATTTTTTTCAGTCACTGCAGCGGTTGAACCCATCAATAAGGTGTAGCCATCGGCAGGCGCCTGAGCAACCAACTCTGCTCCAATTGCACCGCTAGCCCCTGGACGGTTTTCAATAATGATCGACTGCTTCCATAAGTCCCCCAGCGTTGGGGAGATCAACCGAATCAAGGTATCGGCCCCACCCCCAGGCGGAAAAGGCACAATGACTTTAATCGGCCTTGATGGATAAATCTCAGCAGCATTGACAGCGCAGGTAACAATACTCATGCAGTAAAGCAACAAGCCAAGTCTACGCAATAAGTGCCTCATGGTTTTTACTCGATGATGGTGGTTCGTAAAGTAGTAATGCCATCGATTGAGCATTCAACAACATCGCCAGGCTTTAAATAAAGGTCCTCAGCATTTTCCTTGCCAACCGCCACACCTCCTGGCGCTCCTGTAGAGAACATATCACCAGCCTCAATGGGAATAAAGCGAGAAAAATGCTCCAAAATATCGGAGATCTTCCAAATCTGATCCACAGTATTCACTCGCATACGCTCTTGACCATTGACTGAGCATGTCATCCAAAGATCATAAACATCAGGAATCTCGTCAATCGTGACGATCTCAGGACCCAGCGGACCAAAACCGGGAATATTTTTTCCAGTCCAAAAGCGCGAGCCTGAAGCCACTTCACGCAACTGCAAGTCGCGGCAAGTTAAATCATTCAAGATGGTGACACCCGCAACATAATCCATTGCCTCAGATTTTTTGGCACCCAAAGCACGCTTACCAATCACAAACACCAACTCTGGCTCGTAATCTAAGCGAGTAATCCCCTTGGGGCGCACCACTTTGGCCTCATGCCCCGACAAGCAAGAATTCAACTTGATGAAAGAGGTCGGCTCTTGCGGGATTTCTTTAATCAAATTCGTACGCTTTAACTCTTCCAAGTGCGTGCGGTAATTTTTCCCAACACAAAGAAACTTCTCGGCATCGGTAATCGGTGGCAAGTAACTAATATTTTTGGCGTCAATCAATAGCGAGCTATGATCGCCAGATGCTGCAACCCAAGACTTGGCTTGGTCCATCACGACATTGCCAGCGCGTAGAAAGGATTTCATATCCCCCGGAAAATCAAGAGTACCCAACTTCTTTGCTACATCAGCAAATGGCAGTATTTGATCTCCATCAGGATTGGGTAGGCGTGCACCAATCTCAGGATGGCTGGATCCGGACCGGATAAAAGTAATTAGTCTCATTGCGATCTTCTTGTGTTTATGTTGTGAAAATGCTTATTGGCTACTTGTACAAAATGGATAGGCTATCAGTCTGCGCCAAACTGCAAATGGTTCTTTTGGCGCTTCTCGATTGCATTCTTCAGCAACGCAGCCATTCGATAGAAACCATGAGCAAACTTGCTGTAGGGCATTGTCAAGAAAAATGCCATTACGAAACCTAAATGAACAGCTAATAGCAGAGTCATTGCTGAAGTATCTCGATAAGCTAGAAGCGCCAATCCAGAAGCGCTGATTAGAAATAGCAACACAATAAATGCCCTATCCATTGGCTTTTGTGTAGCATCACCATGAGCAGCATTTCTGCGTACATTCAGATACAACAAACCTGCTGGGCCAATGATTAGACCTATACCACCCAATGTGCCGAGCACAACCGGCAGACTAGTTAAATCATAAGGCGCATGTAAATCGAAAAAGTAGTGATAAATCGTCGCCACACTCGTTGCAGCAAAGCACAACAAGAAGCCGTAGAAAGTCAAATGGTGGAAACGTTTTCTCCACAAAGAGAAAGCATCGTCTTCGTTATTGCAACCGTCTCCGTGACCACCGCCGAGATATTTCAAGGTCAATGCATCATGAGTCGCCTCTGTCACCGCATCCCCCGAAATGCTTCCAGGGTCAATGCCATGGCAAAAACGGGCCACGCCGATCGCCAAGGCTAATACTGCGAAACCAAAGACTGCACCGAACATTAA contains these protein-coding regions:
- a CDS encoding ABC transporter substrate-binding protein, with protein sequence MNTTNAAMLSSFAPTGTLRVGINLGNPILAGEDPATHQLQGVTIDIAREIGKRTGLPVELTPFKTAGNTVDAIKTGNIDLVFVAIDPIRGADISYTPPYIQIEGAYMVKSDSPLKANEQVDVAGNEIVVGKGSAYDLYLTREINHASLLRAASSQAVVDDFMSGKGNVAAGVKQQLESDAKRYTGLRMLPGRFMVINQAIGIPKARPQYESTTVYLSEIISQLKQSGFVAQAMQHHHIEGAKVAE
- a CDS encoding aminotransferase class V-fold PLP-dependent enzyme, translating into MPGLLPNVDPDGLLEFSVVYTDRSLNHMSEEFKRVMVDISSVLKDAYNASSAVIVPGSGTFGMEAVARQFANNQKCLVLRNGWFSYRWTQIFELDHITNDVSVLKGRQLDNSAQGVFAPAPIEEVVAFIKKEKPAVVFAPHVETSAGIILPDDYIKAVGEAVRSVNGLFVLDCIASGAMWVDMKACNVDILITAPQKGWSSSPCCALIALGDRARERIDATQSSSFSMDLKKWLQIMEAYEKGGHVYHTTMPTDALKILRNVMKETQSLGFANLKAKQVELGEKVRKLLESKGYHSVSAKGFQAPGVVVSYTTDPDIQSGKKFIALGLQTAAGVPLQCDERPDFRTFRLGLFGLEKLGHVDRTVDHLAGALEKITEAQAQPA
- a CDS encoding TIGR00730 family Rossman fold protein is translated as MSPKLPVNNAQTITEFLNLHKAQTAEEESVDSYKFAFDDEAFLSRRETIGIRFELELLKPEILLKEHGIEHTITVFGSTRFISRESAEALVRDAKTPAEIAEAKKALLHSQYYESAREFGSLVAGYNKIQKENANKLHICTGGGPGIMEAANRGAYECGDETIGFNISLPREQHPNPYISPGLSFRFHYFALRKMHFMLRARAIVAYPGGFGSFDELFEVLTLIQTKKVVSIPVILVGKSFWNEMVNFREMVNFGVIDEDDMQIIHFVETAQEAWKLIEDWYQLA
- a CDS encoding TerC family protein, with product MTESALLLLSDPNAWVAFFTLSALEIILGIDNIIFISVIANRLPIEIREKVRRFGLLFALGTRILLLLSLSWVMSLTTPLLTVSDHPISGRDLILLLGGFFLIWKASKEIYAEVEVGEHDDEVSGGHAHHVNKSMFSLFIGSIVQIGLLDIIFSLDSVITAVGMVDQISIMIAAVIASILIMLIAAKPIGDFVHRHPSIKVLALSFLTVVGVVLIAEGMGMHIPKGYVYVAMGFSLAVELLNIRSREKKKGKA
- a CDS encoding DMT family transporter, with the translated sequence MQSPSSAHHHQRYLYGILMASVGAILFSGKAVLVKLAFTYGAYAETLLALRMLMALPLFLAIFWWEARRKPMNPITWLDRGKLFFLGFLGYFLSSYVDFLGLQYISVGLERIVLYLTPTIVLLISYFGLGKPISRMQWYALVVGYLGVFVVFIQDASSTGLHAWLGMLLVFGSACSYALYMIGSGEMVKRIGSVRLVVYASSASMVFSVIQSTLHNPSAIFEQATEIYWLSLLNASFCTVIPMLLIMIAINRIGSPLVAQAGILGPVSTIFLGYFVLSEPITGMQIGGMILVIAAMWLLVRNDPPTKKSPNSQKSGDLDEVEPLN
- a CDS encoding aminoacetone oxidase family FAD-binding enzyme, whose translation is MSKTWDAIIIGGGAAGLFCAGVAGQLGKKVLVIDHASVLGEKIRISGGGRCNFTNLHSGPANFLSLNPHFVKSALAGYPTAEFIKLIQSYRIAYHEKHQGQLFCDDSAKQVVEMLMSECSRGNVTIRHPLAVESISQEGSQWLVKTHNGIEKSHAVVMATGGLPVPAIGATAYSLDIAKQFGLDVVEPRPALVPLSFTADTFGNLSDLAGLSVPIGIASGVKGARYGACRFNEDVLITHKGLSGPAILQASSYWIEGEPIRIDWLANVGQSGSARCDEIFNNDEHRLKLTETVLASVMPQRLAKAFAEQSKLNGRKWVEVSKKDRQALKELLTNWSVKPAGTLGWKKAEVMLGGVSTKDLDGQTMMSRKHPGLYFIGECVDVTGHLGGHNFQWAWASGFACAKSL
- a CDS encoding protein tyrosine phosphatase → MISRTARLTLASLVSASLALSPFSVLAADPAPASAPAVTPAPAPAPAAAPTDKAEAKKVKKQAKQQKKTEKKAKKSKKKAKAAESAAQ
- a CDS encoding MBL fold metallo-hydrolase RNA specificity domain-containing protein, whose translation is MKIQFLGAAGEVTGSRHLVEVNLAGKAHHFMVDYGMFQGGREAGNKNLEPMPISPRDLDFVVLTHAHIDHSGLLPRLCAQGFKGPIYCTKASYELLKILLPDSAHLQLADLERAERKMKLGKWRGELPVTLYSREEVDLALTQFEVLEYGQVRELIPGVHLEFQNAGHILGSAIAVIDIQEDSAPKKRCVFSGDIGMKGKVLMPDPDLIAKADVVVVESTYGDRLHRGLSETEKELVEVIQSTMANQGNVIIPAFAVGRTQEILFILIDLVRRGLLPHLSIWVDSPMATAATQLTEHFFSQLDSHSQSTLSWYKKNPNAVDLRFIADVEESKALNKIKGGAIIISASGMCDAGRIVHHLANNLPRAQNAIVITGFQAYGSLGRRLVDKAPKVKLFGEEVAVRASIHTIGGLSAHADQAGLLDWLKGFQSPPKTVFVVHGEPESASVLAQCIREELNWKNVIIPERLHSYVC
- a CDS encoding NAD(P)H-hydrate dehydratase; its protein translation is MTSKPSKPNTLDALGLISHLRRDPAEHKGHAGKVVLVGGSAGMAGALLLAGNACLHLGAGWTILEMLDPASAHADHEQPELMIRLANPNPAESLRLDQADVLGIGPGLGTSKLATEWLKASLASESIPLVIDADALNLIANSPELLSALQDRNARYPGQTVLTPHPGEAARLLGQTISDVQSDRVCAIEKLVSITQSIVILKGQHTLISAPGKDMLQCAEGNPGMGTGGMGDALTGSISAIAAQGLRHHLSLWEASCVATQLHALAADKLVQRGIGPIGLTPSETILEMRSLLNNLL